From the Desulfovibrio sp. JY genome, one window contains:
- a CDS encoding EAL domain-containing protein → MAMHSPGLCPDVPIDAFRRLFSCSPNAALVRDADGVILAVNTAFEALFGVEAGEVVGADLRDVVRPVDAGADRPEGETWNLCGAAFLRFTRWSAGENGVVDVSVSNFTVGVVDGRPVSCMLFRDISTRRRAEEKLRAAERKYRSIFENAVEGIFQTTPEGRYLEANRTLARIYGFASVAEMTGHFRDIRSQLYVDPGRRDDFVRELSAHDQVRDFESQIRIKDGSVIWISENARVVREADGKPAYYEGTVVDITDRKRAEESAAAQRAYFSQLFANSPQAISLIDMHRNIVDVNAAFEDLFGFRAADLKGFGMRAFIVPESLLTECENVRAAILAGKSVVRETSRRHQDGRLIPVSMIGFPIRIGGETQGLVYIYQDISERKAFEAQITHQAFHDALTGLPNRSLFADRLERALTRARRRDDYRYAVLMLDLNKFKGINDTMGHAAGDLLLREVGRRLSGCVRSMDTVARLGGDEFAIVLEELKSHKEVMAVVDRIGAAIAQPFCLCGTTVSPGASIGIVLHTRDYAEAEDVLRDADIAMYRAKEQGRLSMIFDRQMHQEILEAITMEVDLRQALEKGQLLLHYQPIVDVRSSDIVGFEALVRWDHPSRGLVPPGKFIPLAEETGLIVPLGRYVIDEACRQLRAWQLEMPKAAHLTVSVNVSCRQFVKDGLVEHVADVLAETGLPPSCLKLEITESVLMHDARITARELERLKALGVKIAIDDFGTGYSSLSYLRQLPIDQLKIDRSFISGQECNGESQEIVKSIISLARSLGLTVVAEGVECPDQLDRLRLADCDKAQGFMFSRPLDKDAAHRLIRKDVGSLVCGSGDRQERRP, encoded by the coding sequence ATGGCCATGCATTCCCCGGGCCTGTGCCCCGATGTCCCGATCGACGCCTTCCGGCGCTTGTTTTCATGTTCCCCCAATGCCGCGCTGGTGCGGGATGCCGACGGCGTGATCCTGGCCGTCAACACGGCCTTTGAGGCGCTTTTCGGCGTGGAGGCGGGCGAGGTCGTGGGCGCGGACCTGCGCGACGTGGTGCGGCCCGTGGACGCGGGCGCCGACCGGCCGGAAGGGGAGACCTGGAACCTGTGCGGCGCGGCATTTCTGCGCTTCACGCGCTGGAGCGCCGGGGAAAACGGGGTCGTGGACGTCAGCGTCTCCAATTTCACCGTGGGGGTCGTGGACGGCCGGCCCGTGTCCTGCATGCTGTTCCGGGACATTTCCACGCGGCGGCGGGCCGAGGAGAAGCTGCGGGCCGCCGAGCGCAAGTACCGCTCCATTTTCGAAAACGCCGTGGAGGGCATCTTCCAGACCACGCCCGAAGGCCGCTATCTGGAGGCCAATCGGACCCTGGCCCGCATTTACGGCTTCGCCTCCGTGGCCGAGATGACGGGGCATTTCCGCGACATCAGAAGCCAGCTCTACGTCGATCCGGGCCGGCGCGACGACTTCGTGCGCGAGCTGTCCGCCCATGATCAGGTGCGCGATTTCGAATCCCAGATCCGCATAAAGGACGGCTCCGTCATCTGGATTTCCGAAAATGCCCGGGTGGTGCGCGAGGCCGACGGCAAACCGGCCTATTACGAAGGCACCGTGGTCGACATCACCGACCGCAAGCGGGCCGAGGAGAGCGCCGCCGCCCAGCGCGCCTACTTTTCCCAGCTTTTCGCCAATTCCCCCCAGGCCATTTCGCTTATCGACATGCATCGCAACATCGTGGACGTCAACGCGGCCTTCGAGGACCTCTTCGGTTTCCGGGCGGCGGACCTCAAGGGCTTCGGCATGCGCGCTTTCATCGTGCCCGAGTCCCTGCTTACCGAATGCGAAAACGTCCGCGCCGCCATCCTGGCCGGCAAATCGGTCGTGCGCGAGACCTCCCGCCGCCACCAGGACGGCCGGCTCATCCCCGTGTCCATGATCGGCTTCCCCATCCGCATCGGCGGCGAGACCCAGGGCCTCGTCTACATTTACCAGGACATCTCCGAGCGCAAGGCCTTCGAGGCCCAGATCACCCATCAGGCCTTCCACGACGCCCTGACCGGGCTCCCCAACCGCAGCCTGTTCGCCGACCGGCTGGAGCGGGCGCTGACGCGCGCGAGGCGCCGCGACGACTACCGGTACGCGGTGCTCATGCTCGACCTCAACAAGTTCAAGGGGATAAACGACACCATGGGCCACGCGGCCGGCGACCTGCTCCTGCGGGAGGTGGGCCGCCGCCTGTCCGGCTGCGTGCGCTCCATGGATACGGTGGCCAGGCTCGGCGGCGACGAGTTCGCCATTGTCCTGGAGGAGCTCAAGTCGCACAAGGAAGTCATGGCCGTGGTCGACCGCATCGGCGCGGCCATCGCGCAGCCCTTTTGCCTGTGCGGCACCACGGTTTCGCCCGGGGCGAGCATCGGCATCGTGCTGCACACCCGGGATTACGCCGAGGCCGAAGACGTGCTGCGCGACGCGGACATCGCCATGTACCGGGCCAAGGAGCAGGGCCGGCTGTCCATGATTTTCGACCGCCAGATGCATCAGGAGATCCTCGAGGCCATAACGATGGAAGTCGACCTGCGCCAGGCCCTTGAAAAGGGCCAGCTGCTGCTGCACTACCAGCCCATCGTGGACGTCAGGAGCAGCGACATCGTGGGCTTCGAGGCCCTGGTGCGCTGGGACCACCCGAGCCGGGGCCTCGTGCCGCCGGGAAAATTTATTCCCCTGGCCGAGGAAACCGGGCTCATCGTGCCGCTCGGACGCTACGTCATCGACGAGGCCTGCCGGCAACTGCGCGCCTGGCAACTGGAAATGCCCAAGGCCGCCCACCTCACCGTCAGCGTCAATGTTTCCTGCCGCCAGTTCGTCAAGGACGGTCTGGTCGAACACGTGGCCGACGTGCTGGCCGAAACCGGGCTGCCCCCCTCCTGCCTCAAGCTCGAAATTACCGAATCCGTGCTCATGCACGACGCCCGGATCACCGCCCGGGAGCTCGAACGCCTCAAGGCCCTGGGCGTCAAGATCGCCATCGACGATTTCGGCACCGGCTACTCCTCCCTGTCCTACCTGCGCCAGCTGCCCATCGATCAGCTCAAGATCGACCGCTCCTTTATCAGCGGCCAGGAATGCAACGGCGAAAGCCAGGAAATCGTCAAGTCCATCATCTCCCTGGCCCGCAGTCTGGGACTGACCGTGGTCGCCGAAGGCGTGGAATGCCCCGATCAGCTCGACCGGCTGCGTCTGGCCGATTGCGACAAGGCCCAGGGATTCATGTTCTCCCGCCCCCTGGACAAGGACGCCGCCCACCGGCTCATCCGCAAGGACGTCGGCAGCCTTGTCTGCGGCTCTGGCGACAGACAGGAGCGCCGCCCCTGA
- a CDS encoding SH3 domain-containing protein — translation MFTLAVFSGLLLAFAALAQAQGMQPAAATAPMGMSSQQQAILAETWTLTPQATARAGMPDLPLRICEGLYCGILAKMPLGTQVDILLNDREGWALVHVPSRSMYGWVNTNNILF, via the coding sequence ATGTTTACCCTCGCAGTCTTTTCCGGCTTGCTCCTGGCTTTTGCCGCCCTGGCCCAGGCCCAGGGCATGCAGCCGGCCGCGGCGACGGCCCCCATGGGCATGAGCTCGCAGCAGCAGGCCATCCTGGCCGAGACCTGGACCCTGACCCCGCAGGCCACGGCCCGGGCCGGCATGCCCGACCTGCCGCTGCGCATCTGCGAAGGGCTCTATTGCGGCATCCTGGCCAAAATGCCCCTCGGCACCCAGGTCGACATCCTGCTCAACGACCGCGAGGGCTGGGCCCTGGTCCATGTGCCGAGCCGCAGCATGTATGGCTGGGTCAACACCAACAACATCCTCTTCTAG
- a CDS encoding PAS domain S-box protein: MWRNRRLRAETVRRQKAERALRAHHDLLETVFDATSDAILVLDQDFRVLTANRTAAARFGRDVASMRGRIVLDLTEPAVAAARRRHYTQAMTTGRTVCFRDIRSGRTYDNVLYRLPGLADGLVRLAIYARDVTEELEAEELLRESRERLDKIFHLTPAVIAITTWEDGRYLDVNKTFTDMTGYTREDVIGRSNDSLGIWLDPDDQQRVVQAIDDEGVVRNMELRVRLKDGRNATGLLSCIPLDAYGEPCLLAVMMDISERKAMERELRLAKEAAEAASQAKTRFLSVMSHEVRTPMNTILGMVDVLRDSGLTGRQPAFLTALEQAAESLLAQLEDVLTISRLDAGTLQLRTRTYDPAALARQAAEACAPRAAAKGLGFTVSVDPDVPAEAHGDPEKIRQVLDHLLDNAVKFTATGGVRLELARSSEDADRDVLRFGIIDTGMGIPPEKRQAVFTPFTLLDASTTRGQGGAGLGLALCALLAKGMDGRIVLRGEPEQGSAFHFFLPLAAGAPPRDTEAPTDDEARTWTRTPLTD, encoded by the coding sequence TTGTGGCGCAACCGCCGTCTGCGGGCCGAAACCGTCCGTCGCCAGAAAGCCGAACGGGCCCTGCGCGCCCATCACGACCTGCTCGAAACGGTCTTCGACGCCACCAGCGACGCCATCCTGGTCCTCGACCAGGATTTCCGGGTGCTCACGGCCAACCGCACCGCAGCGGCGCGGTTCGGCCGGGACGTCGCCTCCATGCGTGGCCGGATCGTCCTGGACCTGACCGAACCCGCCGTCGCCGCCGCCCGCCGGCGGCATTACACGCAGGCCATGACCACGGGCCGCACCGTATGCTTCCGGGATATCCGCAGCGGACGCACCTACGACAACGTCCTGTACCGCCTGCCGGGACTGGCCGACGGCCTGGTCCGGCTGGCCATCTACGCCAGGGACGTGACCGAGGAACTCGAAGCCGAGGAGCTGTTGCGGGAAAGTCGCGAACGGCTGGACAAGATTTTCCACCTCACCCCCGCCGTCATCGCCATCACCACCTGGGAGGACGGACGCTACCTCGACGTCAACAAGACCTTCACCGACATGACCGGCTACACCCGGGAGGACGTCATCGGCCGCAGCAACGACTCCCTGGGCATCTGGCTCGATCCCGACGACCAGCAACGGGTCGTCCAGGCCATCGATGACGAGGGCGTCGTGCGCAACATGGAGTTGCGCGTGCGTCTCAAGGATGGCCGAAACGCCACCGGCCTGCTTTCCTGCATCCCCCTCGACGCCTACGGCGAGCCCTGCCTCCTTGCCGTCATGATGGACATCTCCGAGCGCAAGGCCATGGAGCGCGAATTGCGTCTGGCCAAGGAGGCGGCCGAGGCGGCGAGTCAGGCCAAAACGCGGTTTCTGTCCGTCATGAGCCACGAGGTCCGCACGCCCATGAACACCATCCTCGGCATGGTGGACGTGCTGCGCGACAGCGGGCTTACCGGCCGCCAGCCGGCATTTCTGACCGCCCTCGAACAGGCCGCCGAGTCGCTTTTGGCCCAGCTCGAGGATGTCCTGACCATTTCGCGTCTCGACGCCGGGACCTTGCAATTGCGAACCAGGACATACGACCCCGCCGCCCTGGCCCGGCAGGCCGCCGAAGCCTGCGCCCCCCGGGCCGCGGCCAAGGGCCTGGGCTTTACCGTGTCCGTGGACCCGGACGTGCCGGCCGAAGCGCATGGCGATCCCGAAAAAATCCGGCAGGTGCTCGACCATCTCCTCGACAACGCCGTCAAGTTCACGGCCACGGGCGGAGTCCGCCTGGAACTGGCCCGGTCCTCGGAGGACGCGGACCGGGACGTGTTGCGCTTTGGCATCATCGATACCGGCATGGGCATTCCGCCGGAAAAACGGCAAGCCGTTTTCACCCCCTTCACCCTGCTCGACGCCTCGACCACCCGTGGCCAGGGCGGAGCCGGGCTGGGGCTGGCGCTGTGCGCCCTGCTGGCCAAGGGCATGGACGGCCGCATCGTCCTTCGCGGCGAACCGGAACAAGGCAGCGCGTTTCATTTTTTCCTGCCCCTGGCGGCCGGGGCGCCGCCCCGGGACACCGAGGCCCCCACGGACGACGAAGCCCGGACATGGACAAGGACGCCCCTTACGGACTAG
- a CDS encoding Nif11-like leader peptide family natural product precursor has translation MSLQSAKEFVNRLREDQNFRWALGECKNKWERRRFVIVNGYRFSPAELVCATSPGGFACDDRTAVIERVRRQHGRSAYAFM, from the coding sequence ATGTCACTGCAAAGCGCCAAGGAATTCGTCAACCGGCTCCGCGAGGACCAGAACTTTCGCTGGGCTCTTGGAGAATGCAAAAACAAATGGGAGCGCCGCCGCTTCGTCATCGTCAACGGCTACCGCTTTTCGCCGGCCGAGCTCGTCTGCGCCACCAGCCCCGGCGGGTTCGCCTGCGACGACCGCACGGCCGTGATCGAACGGGTGCGCCGCCAGCACGGCCGCAGCGCCTACGCCTTCATGTAG
- a CDS encoding glutamine--tRNA ligase/YqeY domain fusion protein, translating into MTARDAEAKDVAGAAPARDFIRQIIDEDMRTGKWAGRVHTRFPPEPNGYLHIGHAKSICLNFGLAKEFSGQCNLRFDDTNPAKEEVEYVDAIKEDVHWLGFDWEDRLFYASNYFDRLYAFAEMLIEKGLAYVDDLSQEEIRAYRGTLTEPGKDSPYRDRTPEENLGLFRRMRAGEFPDGAKVLRAKIDMQSPNVVLRDPVLYRIKHVAHHRTGDAWCIYPMYDYTHCISDALEGVTHSLCSLEFENNRPLYDWVLDNLPVPQHPQQIEFARLNLSYTVLSKRKLIQLVTEKCVSGWDDPRLPTLSGIRRRGYTPEAIRDFCERIGISKADNMVDMALLEHCLREDLNRRAKRVMAVLRPLKVVIENYPEGQTETFDCPYHPEDPSQGSRPVPFSREIYVERDDFMETPAKKWFRLAPGAEVRLRYAYYVTCTGVIKDPATGELVELRCAYDPATRGGWSNDGRKVKGTLHWVSAAHAKPAEVRLYDRLFTKENPSEGKGDFKDWLNPESLDVIADALIEPALADVQAGENVQFERLGYFCADKDGTPQKPVFNRSVALRDSWAKAAGR; encoded by the coding sequence ATGACCGCACGCGACGCGGAAGCCAAGGACGTAGCCGGGGCCGCCCCGGCCCGGGATTTCATCCGCCAGATCATCGACGAGGACATGCGCACCGGCAAATGGGCCGGTCGCGTCCATACCCGCTTCCCGCCGGAGCCCAACGGCTACCTGCACATCGGCCACGCCAAGTCCATCTGCCTCAATTTCGGCCTGGCCAAGGAATTTTCCGGCCAGTGCAACCTGCGTTTCGACGACACCAACCCGGCCAAGGAAGAGGTGGAATACGTCGACGCGATCAAAGAGGACGTGCACTGGCTGGGCTTCGACTGGGAAGACAGGCTCTTTTACGCCTCGAACTATTTCGACCGGCTCTACGCCTTTGCCGAGATGCTGATCGAAAAGGGCCTGGCCTATGTCGACGACCTGTCCCAGGAGGAGATCCGGGCCTACCGGGGCACGCTGACCGAACCGGGCAAGGACAGCCCGTACCGTGATCGCACGCCCGAGGAAAACCTCGGGCTTTTCCGCCGCATGCGCGCCGGCGAGTTTCCGGACGGGGCCAAGGTGCTGCGGGCGAAAATCGACATGCAAAGCCCCAACGTGGTCCTGCGCGACCCGGTGCTCTACCGCATCAAGCACGTCGCCCACCACCGCACCGGCGACGCGTGGTGCATCTACCCGATGTACGACTACACCCACTGCATTTCCGATGCGCTGGAAGGGGTGACCCATTCCCTGTGCTCGCTGGAATTCGAGAACAACCGGCCGCTCTACGACTGGGTGCTCGACAACCTGCCCGTGCCCCAGCATCCCCAGCAGATCGAATTCGCGCGCTTAAACCTTTCCTATACGGTCTTAAGCAAGCGCAAGCTCATCCAGCTGGTCACGGAAAAATGCGTATCCGGCTGGGACGACCCGCGCCTGCCGACCTTAAGCGGCATCCGCCGCCGGGGCTACACCCCGGAGGCCATCCGCGACTTCTGCGAGCGCATCGGCATCTCCAAGGCCGACAACATGGTGGACATGGCCCTTTTGGAGCACTGCCTGCGCGAGGACTTAAACCGCCGGGCCAAGCGGGTCATGGCCGTGCTGCGGCCGCTCAAGGTCGTCATCGAGAACTACCCCGAGGGCCAGACGGAGACGTTCGACTGCCCCTACCACCCCGAGGACCCGTCCCAGGGCTCGCGGCCGGTGCCTTTTTCCCGGGAAATCTACGTCGAGCGCGACGACTTCATGGAGACCCCGGCCAAGAAATGGTTCCGTCTGGCCCCCGGGGCCGAGGTGCGGCTGCGCTACGCCTACTACGTCACCTGCACCGGCGTCATAAAGGACCCGGCCACGGGCGAGCTCGTCGAATTGCGCTGCGCCTACGATCCGGCCACGCGCGGCGGCTGGTCCAACGACGGACGCAAGGTCAAGGGCACGCTGCACTGGGTGTCCGCCGCCCACGCCAAACCGGCCGAGGTGCGCCTCTACGACCGCCTGTTCACCAAGGAAAATCCCTCCGAGGGCAAGGGCGACTTCAAGGACTGGCTCAATCCCGAGTCCCTGGACGTGATCGCGGATGCCCTGATCGAACCGGCGCTGGCCGACGTCCAGGCCGGGGAGAACGTGCAGTTCGAGCGGTTGGGCTATTTTTGCGCCGACAAGGACGGCACGCCGCAAAAGCCGGTCTTCAACCGGTCGGTGGCGCTGCGGGATTCGTGGGCCAAGGCGGCCGGTCGGTAG